A region of Chelonoidis abingdonii isolate Lonesome George chromosome 8, CheloAbing_2.0, whole genome shotgun sequence DNA encodes the following proteins:
- the CHRND gene encoding acetylcholine receptor subunit delta: protein MERPALWLALLWAVALSGGLAVNQEERLMNYLFVEKGYNKELRPVTNKDESVNVDLGLTLSNLVSLKEADETLTTNVWIEHSWTDYRLQWNKSEFGGLGILRLPPDMLWLPEIVLENNNDGFFQIAYYCNVLVSDSGFVYWLPPAIFHSACPINVNFFPFDWQNCSLKFSSLRYNAKEITMNLKQEPDQELDKYYLVEWITLDLEAFTENGEWEIIHKPARKNIDRSVSPESSKYQDITFYLIIKRKPLFYIINIVLPCILIASMAIFVFYLPAESGEKMTMAISVLLAQSVFLLLISQRLPATSLAIPLIGKYLLFIMLLVTAVVGTNVIVLNIHFRTPSTHVMSSWIKELFLETLPRLLHMSRPAESEPDPRAGLLIRRSSSVGYMAKAEEYFAVKSRSELMFEKQSERHGLASRVTPSRPKPLGMVDAQELLYSEVKPAIDGANFIIKHTRDKNDYNEEKDNWNRVARTVDRLCLFLVTPVIILGTLWIFLTGIYNEPPELPFAGDPFDYSMEHRHFV from the exons ATGGAGAGGCCGGCCCTGTGGCTCGCTCTGCTCTGGGCCGTCGCCCTGTCGG GCGGCCTGGCCGTGAACCAGGAGGAGCGGCTCATGAACTACCTCTTTGTGGAGAAGGGCTACAACAAGGAGCTGCGGCCCGTCACCAACAAGGACGAGAGCGTCAATGTGGACCTGGGCCTGACGCTCTCCAACCTCGTCTCTCTG AAAGAGGCCGATGAGACCCTCACCACCAACGTGTGGATTGAGCAT AGCTGGACAGATTACCGGCTGCAGTGGAACAAGTCGGAGTTCGGTGGCCTGGGGATCCTTCGCCTGCCCCCTGACATGCTGTGGCTGCCTGAGATAGTCTTGGAGAACAA CAACGATGGCTTCTTCCAGATTGCTTACTACTGCAATGTGCTGGTGTCCGACTCCGGCTTTGTATACTGGCTGCCGCCCGCCATCTTCCACAGCGCCTGCCCCATCAACGTCAACTTCTTCCCCTTCGACTGGCAGAACTGCAGCCTCAAGTTCAG CTCCCTCCGCTACAACGCCAAGGAGATCACCATGAACCTGAAGCAGGAACCTGACCAAGAACTTGACAAATACTACCTGGTGGAATGGATCACCCTCGACCTGGAGGCCTTCACGG AGAACGGTGAGTGGGAGATCATCCACAAACCGGCCCGCAAGAACATCGACAGGAGCGTCTCGCCCGAGAGCAGCAAGTACCAGGACATCACCTTCTACCTCATCATCAAGCGGAAGCCACTCTTCTACATCATCAACATCGTCCTGCCCTGCATCCTCATCGCCTCCATGGCCATCTTCGTCTTCTACCTGCCAGCCGAAA GTGGGGAGAAGATGACTATGGCTATCTCCGTCCTGCTGGcccagtctgtcttcctgctgctgaTCTCCCAGCGCCTGCCAGCCACCTCCCTCGCCATCCCCCTCATTGGCAA GTACCTGCTCTTCATCATGCTGCTGGTGACCGCGGTGGTGGGGACCAACGTGATCGTGCTGAACATCCACTTCCGGACGCCCAGCACCCACGTCATGTCCAGCTGGATCAAAGAG ctcttccTGGAGACGCTGCCGCGTCTGCTGCACATGTCCAGGCCGGCGGAGAGCGAGCCAGACCCCCGCGCTGGTCTGTTGATCCGGCGCAGCAGCTCCGTGGGCTACATGGCCAAGGCAGAGGAGTACTTCGCCGTCAAGTCCCGCAGCGAGCTCATGTTCGAGAAGCAGTCGGAGCGGCACGGGCTGGCCAGCCGTGTAACCCCCTCCC GGCCCAAGCCTCTGGGCATGGTCGATGCACAGGAGCTGCTGTACAGCGAGGTGAAGCCGGCCATTGATGGCGCCAACTTCATCATCAAGCACACACGGGACAAGAACGACTACAACGAG GAGAAGGATAACTGGAACCGCGTTGCCCGGACGGTCGACcgcctctgcctcttcctggtgaCCCCAGTGATAATCCTCGGGACCCTGTGGATCTTCCTGACGGGAATCTACAACGAACCCCCCGAGCTGCCCTTCGCCGGGGACCCCTTCGACTACAGCATGGAGCACAGGCACTTTGTGTAG